A region from the Musa acuminata AAA Group cultivar baxijiao chromosome BXJ1-10, Cavendish_Baxijiao_AAA, whole genome shotgun sequence genome encodes:
- the LOC103969113 gene encoding uncharacterized protein LOC103969113 encodes MAAATLRTVLRRNSLLPLFETCRLRDLFFFSSSVDLAAAVGVTTSPDPHFMVEYLVNSCGFSPSEAAKFSKPLAHLRSTENPDAVLNFMRSQGFDGAGIRKLISLKPNYLCANVEKKLAPKFQFLRDLGLSESDIVDAILKNHGILLFNVQRSIVPKLEMWESLLGSRELVLNHLKKTGWFFSSSVEKTLHPNLKFLRDECGIPEERVSVVLRSHPQLISRKPESLRALVARADELGMPRQSRMFVRTLDALLMVSKERFEAKVELMRSFGWSESEFSSALRKAPTFLCISLVMMRRKMEFFINVVGYTPSFIASQPTILLYSLQKRVIPRFHVTEMLKSKGSWTGQCKFVWILIMSDTKFMEKFVLPHKENVPELLDIMRVAGACKRNDTFHLASEDEKGLN; translated from the coding sequence ATGGCGGCTGCGACGCTCCGCACGGTACTCCGCCGCAATAGCCTTCTGCCCCTGTTCGAAACCTGCCGCCTTCgagatctcttcttcttctcctcctctgtcgACCTTGCCGCCGCTGTAGGCGTCACCACATCTCCTGATCCCCACTTCATGGTGGAATACCTCGTGAACTCCTGCGGGTTCTCCCCCTCCGAGGCAGCCAAGTTCTCTAAACCCCTTGCGCACCTCCGATCCACCGAGAATCCCGACGCCGTCCTTAACTTCATGAGATCTCAGGGCTTCGACGGCGCCGGTATCAGAAAGTTGATATCTTTGAAACCAAATTACCTATGCGCGAACGTGGAGAAGAAGTTGGCCCCGAAGTTTCAGTTCTTACGCGATTTGGGCCTATCGGAGTCGGACATCGTCGATGCCATCCTGAAGAACCATGGCATCCTCCTCTTCAACGTTCAGCGTTCCATCGTCCCCAAATTGGAGATGTGGGAAAGTCTCTTGGGATCGAGAGAGCTCGTTCTCAACCATCTCAAGAAGACAGGATGGTTTTTCTCCTCCAGCGTTGAGAAGACGTTGCATCCTAACCTAAAGTTCTTGAGGGATGAGTGCGGCATTCCTGAAGAAAGGGTCTCCGTCGTCTTGAGAAGTCACCCACAATTAATCTCACGGAAACCAGAGTCTCTCCGAGCTTTGGTGGCGAGAGCCGATGAGCTGGGGATGCCACGGCAATCTCGGATGTTCGTGCGGACACTTGATGCTCTCCTCATGGTAAGCAAAGAAAGGTTCGAGGCCAAGGTCGAGCTCATGAGGAGCTTCGGGTGGTCGGAGTCGGAGTTTTCTTCTGCACTCAGGAAAGCACCCACCTTCTTATGCATCTCCCTCGTTATGATGCGCAGAAAAATGGAATTTTTTATCAATGTAGTCGGGTACACCCCTTCCTTCATCGCCTCCCAACCAACTATCTTGCTATATAGTCTGCAGAAGAGGGTCATTCCTCGGTTTCATGTGACGGAGATGTTGAAATCGAAAGGATCGTGGACTGGACAATGCAAGTTTGTATGGATTCTTATAATGTCAGATACCAAATTCATGGAGAAGTTTGTTCTCCCTCACAAAGAAAATGTCCCTGAGCTGCTTGATATTATGAGAGTTGCTGGCGCGTGTAAAAGAAATGATACCTTTCATTTGGCATCGGAGGATGAGAAAGGGCTTAACTGA
- the LOC135596143 gene encoding transcription termination factor MTERF15, mitochondrial-like: MAAATLRSVLRRNSLLPLFDTHRLRDLLFFSSSVDLAAAVGGTISPDPHFMVKYLVNSCGFSPSEAAKFSKPLAHLRSTEKPDAVLNFMRSQGLGGAVIRKVISWEPNYLCYNVETNIAPKFQFLRDLGLSESDIVDAILKNHGILLFNVQRSIVPKLEMWETLLGSRELVLKHLKKTTRFFHSSVEKTLHPNLKFLRDECGIPEERVSVVLRSHPKLISQKPESLRALVARADELGMPRQSRMFVRTLDALHNVSQERFEAKVELMRSFGWSESEFSSAVRKAPTFLCISLDMLRRKVEFFMNVVGYTPSFIASHPNLLLLSLQKTVIPRFRVLEMLNTKGLWTRRGKFSYYVTLSNTKFMEKIVLPYKEKVPELLDIFESRR; the protein is encoded by the exons ATGGCGGCTGCGACGCTCCGCTCCGTGCTCCGCCGCAATAGCCTCCTGCCCTTGTTCGACACCCACCGCCTTCgagatctcctcttcttctcctcctctgtcgACCTTGCGGCCGCCGTAGGCGGCACCATATCTCCAGATCCCCACTTCATGGTGAAATACCTCGTGAACTCCTGCGGGTTCTCCCCCTCCGAGGCAGCCAAGTTCTCTAAACCCCTTGCGCACCTCCGATCCACCGAGAAACCCGACGCCGTCCTTAACTTCATGAGATCTCAGGGCCTCGGTGGCGCCGTTATCAGGAAGGTGATATCTTGGGAACCCAATTACCTGTGCTACAACGTGGAGACGAACATCGCCCCGAAGTTTCAGTTCTTACGCGATTTGGGCCTATCGGAGTCGGATATCGTCGATGCCATCCTGAAGAACCATGGCATCCTCCTCTTCAACGTTCAGCGTTCAATCGTCCCGAAATTGGAGATGTGGGAAACTCTCTTGGGATCGAGAGAGCTCGTTCTCAAGCATCTCAAGAAGACAACGCGGTTTTTCCACTCCAGCGTTGAGAAGACATTGCATCCTAACCTAAAGTTCTTGAGGGATGAGTGCGGCATTCCTGAAGAAAGGGTCTCTGTCGTCTTGAGAAGTCACCCAAAATTAATCTCACAGAAACCAGAGTCTCTCCGAGCTTTGGTGGCGAGAGCCGATGAGCTGGGGATGCCACGGCAATCTCGGATGTTCGTGCGGACACTTGATGCTCTCCACAACGTAAGCCAAGAAAGGTTCGAGGCCAAGGTCGAGCTCATGAGGAGCTTCGGGTGGTCGGAGTCGGAGTTTTCTTCTGCAGTCAGGAAAGCACCCACCTTCTTATGCATCTCCCTCGATATGTTGCGCAGAAAAGTGGAATTTTTTATGAATGTAGTCGGGTACACCCCTTCCTTCATCGCCTCCCATCCAAATCTCTTGCTATTGAGTCTGCAGAAGACGGTAATTCCTCGGTTTCGTGTTTTGGAGATGTTGAATACGAAAGGCTTGTGGACTCGACGAGGCAAGTTTTCGTACTATGTGACATTATCAAATACAAAATTCATGGAGAAGATTGTTCTACCCTACAAAGAAAAGGTTCCTGAGCTTCTTGATATTTTTGAGAGCAG GAGATGA
- the LOC108951463 gene encoding transcription termination factor MTERF15, mitochondrial-like — protein sequence MAAATLCSALRRNSLLPLFETRRLRDLLFFSSSVDHAAAVGGTISPDPHSMVEYLVNSCRFSPSEAAKFSKPLAHLRSIEKPDAVLNFMRSQGFDGAAIRKVISLKPNYLCYNVEKNLAPKFQFLRDLGLSESDIVDAIVKNHGILLLNVQRSIVPKLEMWESLLGSRELVLKHLKKTRRFFFSSVEKTLHPNLKFLRDECGIPEERVSVVLRSHPQLISKKPESLRALVARADELGMPRQSRMFVRTLVALQNVSQERFEAKVELMRSFGWSESEFSSAVRKAPTFLCMSLDMLRRKVEFFINVVGYTTSFIADKSYLLLFCLQKRVIPRFRVTEMLKSKGLWTGQVCSDFDGVLKSSCIGLIRSHQH from the exons ATGGCGGCTGCGACGCTCTGCTCGGCACTCCGCCGCAATAGCCTCCTGCCCTTGTTCGAAACCCGCCGCCTTCgagatctcctcttcttctcctcctctgtcgACCATGCCGCCGCCGTAGGCGGCACCATATCTCCAGATCCCCACTCCATGGTGGAATACCTCGTGAACTCCTGCAGGTTCTCCCCCTCCGAGGCAGCCAAGTTCTCTAAACCCCTTGCGCACCTCCGATCCATCGAGAAACCCGACGCCGTCCTTAACTTCATGAGATCTCAGGGCTTCGATGGCGCCGCTATCAGGAAGGTGATATCTTTGAAACCCAATTACCTATGCTACAACGTGGAGAAGAACTTGGCGCCGAAGTTTCAGTTCTTACGCGATTTGGGCCTATCGGAGTCGGATATCGTCGATGCCATCGTGAAGAACCATGGCATCCTCCTCTTGAACGTTCAGCGTTCCATCGTCCCCAAATTGGAGATGTGGGAAAGTCTCTTGGGATCGAGAGAGCTCGTTCTCAAGCATCTCAAGAAGACAAGACGGTTTTTCTTCTCCAGCGTTGAGAAGACATTGCATCCTAACCTAAAGTTCTTGAGGGATGAGTGCGGCATTCCTGAAGAAAGGGTCTCTGTCGTCTTGAGAAGTCACCCACAATTAATCTCAAAGAAACCAGAGTCTCTCCGAGCTTTGGTGGCGAGAGCCGATGAGCTGGGGATGCCACGACAATCTCGGATGTTCGTGCGGACACTTGTTGCTCTCCAGAACGTAAGCCAAGAAAGGTTCGAGGCCAAGGTCGAGCTCATGAGGAGCTTCGGGTGGTCGGAGTCGGAGTTTTCTTCTGCAGTCAGGAAAGCACCCACCTTCTTATGCATGTCCCTCGATATGTTGCGCAGAAAAGTGGAATTTTTTATCAATGTGGTCGGTTACACCACTTCCTTCATCGCCGACAAATCATATCTCTTGCTATTTTGTCTGCAGAAGAGGGTAATTCCTCGGTTTCGTGTCACAGAGATGTTGAAATCGAAAGGATTGTGGACTGGACAAG TATGCAGTGACTTCGATGGAGTTTTAAAGAGCAGTTGCATTGGGTTGATCAGGAGTCACCAGCATTAG
- the LOC135594831 gene encoding transcription termination factor MTERF15, mitochondrial-like — protein MAAAPLRSVLRRNGLLPLFETCRLRDLLFFSSSVDPAAAVGGTISPDPHFMVEYLVNSCGFSPSEAAKFSKPLARLRSTEKPDAVVNFMRSQGFDGAGIRKVISLKPNYLCVNVEKNFAPKFQFLRDLGLSESDIVDAILKNHGILLFNVQRSIVPKLEMWESLLGSRELVLKHLKKTRRFFFSSVEKTVHPNLKFLRDECGIPEERVSVVLRSHPQLISRKPESLRALVARADELGMPRQSRMFVRTLDVLHMVSKERFEAKFELMRSFGWSESEFSSAVRKAPTFLCISLDMLRRKVEFFINMVGYTPSFIADKSNLLLFCLQKRVIPRFRVTEMLKSKGLLTGQAKFPYILALSDTKFLEKFVLPHKENVPELLDILRVEGVCKGK, from the coding sequence ATGGCTGCTGCTCCGCTCCGCTCCGTACTCCGCCGCAATGGCCTTCTGCCCTTGTTCGAAACCTGCCGCCTTCgagatctcctcttcttctcctcctctgtcgACCCTGCCGCAGCCGTAGGCGGCACCATATCTCCAGATCCCCACTTCATGGTGGAATACCTCGTGAACTCGTGTGGGTTCTCCCCCTCCGAGGCAGCCAAGTTCTCTAAACCCCTTGCGCGCCTCCGATCCACCGAGAAACCCGACGCCGTCGTTAACTTCATGAGATCTCAGGGCTTCGACGGTGCCGGTATCAGGAAGGTGATATCTTTGAAACCAAATTACCTATGCGTGAACGTGGAGAAGAACTTTGCGCCGAAGTTTCAGTTCTTACGCGATTTGGGCCTATCGGAGTCAGATATCGTCGATGCCATCCTGAAGAACCATGGCATCCTCCTCTTCAACGTTCAGCGTTCCATCGTCCCCAAATTGGAGATGTGGGAAAGTCTCTTGGGATCGAGAGAGCTCGTTCTCAAGCATCTCAAGAAGACAAGACGGTTTTTCTTCTCCAGCGTTGAGAAGACAGTGCATCCTAACCTAAAGTTCTTGAGGGATGAGTGCGGCATTCCTGAAGAAAGGGTCTCTGTCGTCTTGAGAAGTCACCCACAATTAATCTCAAGGAAACCAGAGTCTCTCCGAGCTTTGGTGGCGAGAGCCGATGAGCTGGGGATGCCACGACAATCTCGGATGTTCGTGCGGACACTTGATGTTCTCCATATGGTAAGCAAAGAAAGGTTCGAGGCCAAGTTCGAGCTCATGAGGAGCTTCGGGTGGTCGGAGTCGGAGTTTTCTTCTGCAGTCAGGAAAGCACCCACCTTCTTATGCATCTCCCTCGATATGTTGCGCAGAAAAGTGGAATTTTTTATCAATATGGTCGGTTACACCCCTTCCTTCATCGCCGACAAATCAAATCTCTTGCTATTTTGTCTGCAGAAGAGGGTAATTCCTCGGTTTCGTGTCACAGAGATGTTGAAATCGAAAGGATTGTTGACTGGACAAGCCAAGTTTCCATACATTCTCGCATTATCAGATACCAAATTCTTGGAGAAGTTTGTTCTCCCTCACAAAGAAAATGTTCCTGAGCTGCTCGATATTTTGAGAGTTGAGGGCGTGTGTAAAGGAAAATGA
- the LOC135596144 gene encoding uncharacterized protein LOC135596144, giving the protein MAAATLRTVLRRNSLLPLFETCRLRDLFFFSSSVDLAAAVGVTTSPDPHFMVEYLVNSCGFSPSEAAKFSKPLAHLRSTENPDAVLNFMRSQGFDGAGIRKLISLKPNYLCANVEKKLAPKFQFLRDLGLSESDIVDAILKNHGILLFNVQRSIVPKLEMWESLLGSRELVLNHLKKTGWFFSSSVEKTLHPNLKFLRDECGIPEERVSVVLRSHPQLISRKPESLRALVARADELGMPRQSRMFVRTLDALLMVSKERFEAKVELMRSFGWSESEFSSALRKAPTFLCISLDMMRRKMEFFINVVGYTPSFIASQPTILLYSLQKRVIPRFHVTEMLKSKGSWTGQCKFVWILIMSDTKFMEKFVLPHKENVPELLDIMRVAGACKRNDTFHLASEDEKGLN; this is encoded by the coding sequence ATGGCGGCTGCGACGCTCCGCACGGTACTCCGCCGCAATAGCCTTCTGCCCCTGTTCGAAACCTGCCGCCTTCgagatctcttcttcttctcctcctctgtcgACCTTGCCGCCGCTGTAGGCGTCACCACATCTCCTGATCCCCACTTCATGGTGGAATACCTCGTGAACTCCTGCGGGTTCTCCCCCTCCGAGGCAGCCAAGTTCTCTAAACCCCTTGCGCACCTCCGATCCACCGAGAATCCCGACGCCGTCCTTAACTTCATGAGATCTCAGGGCTTCGACGGCGCCGGTATCAGAAAGTTGATATCTTTGAAACCAAATTACCTATGCGCGAACGTGGAGAAGAAGTTGGCCCCGAAGTTTCAGTTCTTACGCGATTTGGGCCTATCGGAGTCGGACATCGTCGATGCCATCCTGAAGAACCATGGCATCCTCCTCTTCAACGTTCAGCGTTCCATCGTCCCCAAATTGGAGATGTGGGAAAGTCTCTTGGGATCGAGAGAGCTCGTTCTCAACCATCTCAAGAAGACAGGATGGTTTTTCTCCTCCAGCGTTGAGAAGACGTTGCATCCTAACCTAAAGTTCTTGAGGGATGAGTGCGGCATTCCTGAAGAAAGGGTCTCCGTCGTCTTGAGAAGTCACCCACAATTAATCTCACGGAAACCAGAGTCTCTCCGAGCTTTGGTGGCGAGAGCCGATGAGCTGGGGATGCCACGGCAATCTCGGATGTTCGTGCGGACACTTGATGCTCTCCTCATGGTAAGCAAAGAAAGGTTCGAGGCCAAGGTCGAGCTCATGAGGAGCTTCGGGTGGTCGGAGTCGGAGTTTTCTTCTGCACTCAGGAAAGCACCCACCTTCTTATGCATCTCCCTCGATATGATGCGCAGAAAAATGGAATTTTTTATCAATGTAGTCGGGTACACCCCTTCCTTCATCGCCTCCCAACCAACTATCTTGCTATATAGTCTGCAGAAGAGGGTCATTCCTCGGTTTCATGTGACGGAGATGTTGAAATCGAAAGGATCGTGGACTGGACAATGCAAGTTTGTATGGATTCTTATAATGTCAGATACCAAATTCATGGAGAAGTTTGTTCTCCCTCACAAAGAAAATGTCCCTGAGCTGCTTGATATTATGAGAGTTGCTGGCGCGTGTAAAAGAAATGATACCTTTCATTTGGCATCGGAGGATGAGAAAGGGCTTAACTGA